GTCGTTGGCGCACCTATGGCAGCGAGCGTCAGGCTGCCGTGAAGCGGGCATTGTCAACACTGGCTTCTGCAGATCTATCGACCAACACCCGTGAAGTGGTGACGCTGATGGAAGCATGAGCCAGGAACCACTTGCTTGGAGGCAGATTGTGGATTTTGGGCAAGGTCAATTCAATTCAAGCTTGTGTTGATCTGCAGCACTCTTGACCCTTGTAAATCCCGCTACAGCGGTCTGTTTTGAATCTGTAGCGGGCTCCCTTGATTGCACAGTTCAGAAGAAAGCCAAGGTTGTGGGTTGTTGGTTGTGGGTTTTGGGTATCTCATGACCGAAGCGTTACGCCCTGTGAAACTCGATTGACCCGAGAATCCCGCTCTCTAAGTTGCAGTCACTCGCGAAGGAGGAATGAGCAGCGAAGTTCTGGAGAATCTCCTCAAGAAAGACATCTATGAAGACACCTGGGAATGGTGGAAAGCGCATCTCTATTTTTTAAGGGAAGACAAAGACTTTCATGAGGCGGAAGCTGTCTTCAAGGAGTTCAGTATGTATAGAAGCAGGTCTTGCGGAATTGATTCTTAGCTCAAAATAGACCGGAATCATTGTTTAGATTATTGTCTGACCATCTTGTTTCTCGTGCTAATCAGCTAAGCAGAGATTTGATGTTGCTCTCAAATGTGAGGATGCTATGTGTTTGGCCTTCTTTTCCTGGTAGCAGTGCGATTGCACTGACCGCCTTTGGGAAAGCAGCTTGACTTCTAGACACAAATGAGCAGAGATCATCGGCAGACCAAAGGCCTTTAATTCCGGTTCGACGTTCCTCAATCAGCTGTTCGTAGGCTTCATTAAAACGTTTGGCGCGCTCCTCATCGCCATTGAGCATTGCGGCGAAGGCCACTTCAGGACTTTTCTCTGAGGCGATCCGAAGCCATTCTTTGACTTCGGGGCTATCGATTGCGGCGGATGTCGGTACCAGGTTGCCAATGCTTCCAACGCCGACTACTACCGCTTTGATCTCATCCGAACGACCATCGAGAACAACGCAAGGACAGGAAAAATCCCATGCTTCAAGAGCGCTGAGTTTGTTGGCTGCTTCTACGAAAGTTTCTCGGCACTCAGACACCAATACGTCTAGACGGGCTCGATTCGATGACATGCGCGTTTTTGGTTAGATCCCAGTTGGACAAGGTTGTTCAATTCTCTCCAAAAATCATTCAGTGTTGTGGATATACCTGTTTCAAGACAGCCAGCTGGAATCGACCGAAAACGTGAGAACGCTGTGATCCTCTGTCTCGCTCCCTTCCGTGATGGCGATGCAGGCAATCTCTCCTTGTTCGAAACACTGCTTGGACTTGAGTGCAAATTTGGCTGCCTCGGAATAGGACCAAACAGCGAGTCCATGCCGATGACGTTCATCGGCATACCGATCCCAGAGCATGGAGAATTGCTCTGCTTCCGGTCCATTCGTGAATTCATCAAAAGCCTCTTCGTCGCCAACTTCCTTGGTACGCCTTAAAAATGAGCGTAGAAGTGGATTGTCGATCACATTGCTTGTCGTGATGGTTCCTGTCAGACCTCGCACTGAAGTCTTCAGAACTCGCTTGGGGTGTTCTCGGGCATCAATGACAACGACAGGGCACTGCAGATCCCAAGCCGCTCTGTTCCTCAGTTCCCTCGCAGCATCAGACATCTCCTCGCGAAGCTCGCTGATGAGTTTGCGAACAATGAGGGTCGGATCCTTCATTGTTTGAATTTAGAGCGTTCACCGGCCAGAAAGACAGTTCGGGCTTGTCTTCAACTGATCACACCTCTTCAGCTCAGCGGTCCAGTTTCGTAGAAGAGGATATTCAGACCAGCTCAATGATCAAAATTCGCGATTAATATAATTAATTGAATGGAACTTCTGGTGGGTTAGTGCATGGCTCCAAGCTTTTTAAATTCTTGCTTTCGGAATTGTGCCCCTTCAGGCCCTGCATGTTGTCCCCATAAGCCTTCCCAGTAAAAGTAAATCACTCCATAGCCCTGCTCATTGCTGAGCCGCTTCTTTTCTGCAAGGACAGGGATTGGTGTGGTTCTTTTTCCGAAACCAGCTAGAACTCCAATCTGTACAGGTAATCCCCACTGACGCGCTTTGCGCAATGCGGGTTGATTGAGATCTTTGGCAAACCCCTTGAGTGAATAGGCATAGTTCTGTACGACAAGATCATCAATGAGTTCTCCGACCGCCCAAAGTTCCCAGTCCTGCAGCCAGTGGTTGTAAGCAAATCGAAAAGGTCCGGGCGAAAGGCTGATGCGTTTCGGCAGTGATTCCTTCTCTAAACGTTCTCTCAGTTCTCTTAATAGGCCTGTCAGCTGACGACGTCTCCAGGTCATCCAGTAGCGATTGGTGTGATCCTTTGGAGGTGGTGCACCGGTCTGCGTTTCATACAACGCGGAGGTGTAAGGGTCATATCCCAGTTTTACCGGCCACGCGAAGTGGTCATCCAACTGCAGTCCATCCATTCGGCAGCGTTTCATCACCTCCACCACCAGGCCGATGAAACGTTTGCGCACTCCGGGATGAGCTGGGTTAAGCCAAACCATTTTTTTGCCATGCATGGTCATGACGGTGTTGCCGTCTGCACGAGCTAGAACCCACTCAGGCTGCTGACGCACGATCGCCGAATCGGCGGGTTCCATCAGTCCATATTCAAACCATGGGATCACTTTCATCCCGCGTTGACGAGCCTGTTGAGTCAGCGTGCAGATAGGATCGAGCTGAAGCCCGGCTTTTTTCAACGCCGGTTCAACCGGTGCGAAACGACTGCGATGAAAGGTTGTGCCGCGACTCCACACATTGGGATAGATGGCATTGAAGCCTGCAGCTTTCAGCTCATCCATCGCCCGGATCAGACGTTGACGGTCGTAGTACAGACGGCTTGGACTGTTGGTCAGCCACACCCCCAGTGTGCGTTTGGGCTGAACGGAGGGCAGCTGCGCTGATGCCGGAGCTGCAATGCAGAGGCTCAGTAATCCAGCCAACACGCCTGAGCGATTCCGGAGGAGTTGCTCTTGTGCTCTGGTCACGGGTTCAGCGGAACATCGAGCTGACGGAGCTCTCCTCATGAATCCGCCAGATTGCCTCGCCCAGCATGTTGGCCACAGAGAGTACCTGGAGCTGCGGGAACACGCGGTCTGAAGGGATTGGAATCGAGTTGGTTACCACCACCTGTTCAAACAGACCGTCTGCCGAGAGGCGCTCTGCCGCAGGTGGGGAGAACACGGCATGGGTGGCGCAGGCGATCACCCGACTCGCCCCCTTCTCACGCAGCAGGCGTGCACCGGCGCAAATTGTGCCGCCGGTGTCGATCATGTCGTCGATGAGGATGGCGGTTTTGTTCTGCACATCGCCAATCACGGTGAGGCTTTCGGCCATGTTGTGACCTGTGCGCCGTTTGTCGATGATGGCCAAAGGCGCATCATTCATCTGCTTGGCAAAGGCTCTGGCGCGAGCGACACCTCCCACGTCGGGAGAGACCACCACCACCTCTCCCAGGTCTTGATCCGATAAGTAGTCCACAAGGACCGGAGAGCCGTAGATGTGATCGCAGGGAATGTCGAAGTAGCCCTGGATCTGGGCGGAATGGAGATCCATCGCCAGCACTCGATCAACACCGGAGGTCACCAGCAGATTGGCGGTCAGCTTCGCGGTGATCGATTCGCGGCCTGCTGTTTTGCGGTCCGCCCTGGCATAGCCGTAATAGGGCACAACAGCGGTGACCTGTCTGGCGGAGGCGCGTCGACAGGCATCCACCATGATCAGTAGCTCCATCAGGTGATCGTTCACAGGAGCGCAGGTGGGCTGGATCAGGAAAACGTCGCAGCCGCGGATGGATTCCTGAATCTGCACATAGAGCTCGCCGTCGGCGAAGCGTTTACAGACTCTTGGACCATCTGGTACTCCCAGGTAGGCGGCGATTTCACGCGACAGGGCTGGGTTGGAGGTGCCGGTGAAAAGTCGCAGACGCCTGGTGTCGTGCTGAATCTTTTCCTGTTCGGCGCGGGCTGCAGTCAGGAATCCGGTCACGATGCCCGCGAACGAGAAACTGGTTGTCCGATCGTAGTGGTGCATGGTCCCGTTCACCCTGTCGTTTCGTGAACTGGTCCTCTTAACGTTCCAGGATGTCTCAGAACCTTTTGGTTGTTATCGGCGCTGGTGCTTTGCCAGAACTGCAGATGGCCGCAGCCTCTCGCTCCCTTGCATCCGAGTTCCGAGCTGTTTATCTGGAGGAAGGTTGCGAACGTTCTCCAAATCCACTGCTGAGCAAAATCAGTGCAGAGATCAGTGATTCCGACGCATTGACCTTGTTGAGATTGAGCGGTGATGTCGGCGTGGACGAAAGCGGTGAGGGCAGTTGGATAGAAGCTCTTGCTGCCTGGCGAGTTCCGGTTTTGATGTTGGCGCAGCCTCGAACTGATGGTCGTTTTGGTGGAATCGTTCCAGCATCTGTGGCTTTCGCCCGAGCGCTCAATCTCTCCCTTCTGGGACTCGTGCAACTCGGCGGTGAGTGGGATGCCCCTGCACGACGCACCGATGGTCTCCCATGGTGTGGATGCCTGCAGGGTCCTGATGATGACCCGAGAGGGTTGATCAGTTGTCTGCAGCATCGCCAGGGGGTGCTGGCCAGAGGGGAAGCTGCTGGTTCGGTTTGAGTTCCCGCATCACCTGCTGTCCTGTTCGAGGAGCCAGTTCCAGCTGAGTGATCACCGGTGGCTGATCGCTGCTGAGCGCCGCTGCTGCCAGGCTCATCATCTCCGTCGGTGTGAGATCTGTTTCCATCTGGGCGCTGACTTCGCCAATCACTGAGGGCAGAAGAACGATCGCATTGGGTTGATTCAGCTGCTCGTGAATCCCTTTGAGGAGGCTTTGCTGTCGACTCCGCCGAGCTTGATCATTTTTGGACTCAGGTCTGTAGCGGGCAAGCTGTTCAGCCTGACGGCCGTTCAATGTTTGCCGTCCTGCCTGAAGGTTCACGCTGTAGTTCTGGGCAGAGTCTTTGTGCTCATAAGACTGATTCAGCGTGACCTCCACTTCACCCAATCCGTCCACAAGACTGCGAAGGGCTTGACGTGGCATGACCACGAATCGTTCCGGTTCCCCTTCTTTCAAGCCCACCACTTCAGCGATGACATTAGCTGTCAGGGCCACACCGCCAAGCGGATAAGCATCAGCTAGCGACTGCAGTGTCTTGCGCCCAGGCAAATTCACTGCGAGTTCCGTCGGGAGTTGCAGGACTCGTACGGGTTGTCCGGCGCTGATCTGGACGAGCATCAGACTATCGGCATTGGCCGGGCCTGTGGGAGCTGCTTGGTTGGTTGAATCATTGATGCCATCAGCATCGATGCCCACCATCAGCACCATGACAGCGCGTTTGGGAAGCGGCCCCAGACTGGCCGGATCATCGGCTGACGCTGGTTCCGCAGCCATCGGGTCGGGTTTCGGCCAGATCACTCCAAGCCCCCCAACGATCAGGCTGGCTCCAGCCACAGCAGCGGCAATTCTCAGGATCGTTCTGAAGGGATGGCTCCCGAACCATCGCTTCAATCGGCTCGGTGAAGGATCAACCGTTGGTCTCTCGTCCTTCATTGCGCCGAATCCTCCAGAACTGAGTCGCAGTCTGGCCTGGTTTTAGGCGAATAATGGATGGTGTCGACCCCATGCCCATGCTTCTGAACGACGACTTTCGAAACCGTTCGCCGGACCAGGTGCGTGTTGTGGTCTTTGGCGCAACGGGATATATCGGTCGTTTCGTGGTGAAAGAGCTAGTAGCTCGCGGTTACAACGTCGTGGCTTTCGCCCGTGAGAGGAGTGGTGTCGGTGGCCGGCAGAACCAGGAGAGCGTGAGGGCAGATTTTCCTGGTGCGGAGGTTCGTTTCGGTGATGTCACCAATGCAGAGTCACTCACGCGTCATGCTTTTGACCAGTCAGTGGATGTGGTGATCAGTTGCCTCGCGTCACGCACTGGTGGACGCAAGGATTCATGGGCCGTTGATTACGAGGCCACCCTCAATACTTATCAGCAGGGAAAGAAGGCAGGTCTCTCGCATTTTGTTCTTTTGTCAGCGATCTGTGTACAAAAACCTCTGTTGGAATTTCAGAAAGCAAAGCTTGCGCTTGAGGCTGAGCTACGCGAAGGCAGCAATGTGACCTATTCGATTGTTCGCCCGACGGCGTTCTTCAAAAGCCTGGGAGCGCAGGTTGAAAGTTGTCGTAAGGGCGCCCCATACGTGATGTTCGGAGATGGTGAATTGGCAAGTTGCAAGCCAATCAGTGAGTCTGATTTGGCGTCTTATCTCAGTGATTGTGTGGTTGATCAAGACAAGATCAATCAAATTTTGCCGATTGGAGGACCTGGAGAGGCATTAAGCGCTCGACAGCAGGGCGAGATGCTCTTCAAGGCTTTAGGCAAAAAACCTTGGATGCTTTCCCTACCGATTGCATTGATGGATCTTCCTGTTGGTTGTCTTGAATTTCTATCCGGGACGTTCCCCTCGCTTGAGGACGCCGCTGAATTCGGCAAGATCGGCCGCTACTACGCTGGAGAGTCAATGCTTGTCTGGGACGAACAGCGTCAGCACTACGACAGTGCAGCGACGCCCTCCTATGGCAACGACACGTTGGAGCAGTTTTTTGAACGCGTTGTGCGTGAAGGGATGGACGGTCAGGACCTCGGTGATGCCGCTCTGTTCTGAGGCCATTTCTTTGGCTTCCCCAGCGAGTTGCGCGTGATACCTGCCTCGATCCCGCGTCGTCGCGTTGGAGTGCTGTTGCATCCGACTGCTCTGCCAGGTTCACCTGTCTGCGGTGGGTTGGGAGCTCCTGCCCGCTGTTGGCTCAAGGCTCTTGCGCAGCACGGAATCGGCGTGTGGCAGATCTTGCCACTCTCACCACCGGATGGAACTGGGTCTCCATACAGCTCGCCATCCAGTTTTGCCATCAATCCCTGGCTGCTGGATGCCAAGGATCTGAGCGACCAGGGGTTCCTTCAGGCGGGTGATCTAGAGGCTCTTCCCGGTGTGGAGGCAGCCCACCTCTCTCTGGACTTTCCACTCGCAGACAGGCGTGCTGCGGTTTTGGCCAGGCAATTGCGCCAGCATTGGGACCAGCTGCCGCACTCCCATCATGCGGCCTTTGATCGATGGCGGCGGGATCAATCCCGCTGGCTGCATGATCACGCTGCATTCATGGTGCTGCGTGAACAGAACGAGGGGCGTCCCTGGTGGGAGTGGCCTCAGCAGCTAGCAGTTCACAACCAGACAGCGTTGGGGGAGTGGTGCCAGACGCACCGGGATCGTCTTCTGGAGCAGGAGTTGCTTCAGTGGCATCTGAGCCGGCAATGGACACAGCTGCGCGAGCTTGCCCGCGACCTTGACGTGGAAATTCTCGGGGATCTCCCCTTCTATGTGGCTCGAGACAGCGCTGATGTCTGGAGCCATCGCTCATTATTTTCCATTGCTGCAGATGGAAGGCTGCGAGAACAAAGTGGTGTTCCACCTGATTATTTCTCCGCGACTGGACAGCTCTGGGGCACTCCCGTTTACAGCTGGTCAAGGCACCGCAGGACTGGTTTTCGCTGGTGGAGAGAACGTTTGCGGCGTCAGTGGCAGCTTGCTGACCGACTGAGGCTTGATCATTTTCGTGCTCTGGCCTCCTACTGGTCTGTCCCCGGTGGTGAGACCACGGCTATGAACGGCGCCTGGCGACGTTCTCCCGGCCGGGAGTTGCTCAGCTGTCTGCGTCGGGATGCTGGCGGTCGCTTACCTTTGGTGGCCGAAGACCTCGGGGTGATCACTCCAGATGTGGAGCAGCTGCGTGATCGTTTTCATTTGCCAGGAATGAAGGTGCTGCAGTTCGCTTTTGATGGCAATCCCGGTAATCCATACTTGCCGTCAAACATCCATGGCACAGGATGGGTGGTCTATCCAGGAACCCACGACAATCCAACAAGTCTGGGCTGGTGGCAACGGCTTGATGGCGACTCCCGTGCTCGTTTTGCCAGTTGTCTGGATTGTCCTGTTGAAGCACCTGGCTGGCAACTGTTGGAGCTGGGCCTGGCGTCAACTGCTCAGTTGGTGGTCGCACCACTGCAGGACCTGCTTCACCTGGATGATGCCGCTCGCTTCAATACGCCTGGGACGGTCGGAGGTAACTGGGACTGGCGTCTACCAGTGTTTGACGACTCGGTTGCAGGAGCACTTCAGGGCTATGGGTTGCGCGCTGAAGTCTGGTCAAGGCGATAGATCCCGGGTTGATTGTTCAGCGCTTTCTGGGTGAGCCCATCCCATCGAACATCACCTGCTTCTGGTGCTGGTTGAACGCTCAGCTGAAGCGGTGGAAGCAACTGAAGCGTGAGCGTGCCGGTTGCCCCTTTGAGGGAACTGCGATCACCCCCTTCACTGCTGAGCGTCAGTGTGCTTGGTTGCTTCAGGGTGACTTCAAGCACCCCATGCATGGGTTGGTTCTCTAAGAGCTTTGCAGCGGAGTCAGCCATCTTTTGAGTTTTGAGCTCAGCGAGCGGCCGCAGACCTTGCAACAGTGGATCGGAATCCTGCTGAAGATTCAGTGGAACAGGAGTGAACGACTTGGTGTTGTCGATCGCTAATTGCCGTTGCTGTTGGTTCAACGCGAGTAGGGACACGCTGATGACAACGATGTAGACCAGGCTCCCCTGCCAGGTGGTGAAAATGTCAATGCTTCCGAGCGTGAAGCGTGTGCGCCGCTGATTCTGGGGCAGCCGCTGTTGGAAGCAGTCTTCAGGTAGTGCTCCGCTCAGGCTATTGGGGTCGAGCTGGAGGTACTGCTCAAGTCGGTGCAGCATCGCTACCAGATAAGCCGGTTCCGGTAGGCGGTCCGACCAGCCCCGTTCCAGTGCTTCGAGCACCGGTGTGGTGATGCGCACTTCCCGAGATAGATCTCTCAAGCTCAGCCCACGTTGTTCACGGTGCTGTCTCAGACGTTGTCCAGCCTCGATCAGGGGGGCAACCTTGACCGACTGATCCATTGCATTGGCTTCACGCTGGCGCTGACGCCTCCAGCGCCATGGGAAGGAACGTTGAAACAGAGTCATCGACGGTTTACGCCTCACCTGCCTGAGAGCTGATCAGGCTTTGCCATTCTTGCCTAGACAGCTTGCGCCAGCACCCTTCTTCCGTGGATCCAAGAGCCAGTCCACCAATTGCAACCCGCTGAAGGTCCAGCACGGAATGACCGAGCAGCGTGACAATCCTGCGGATTTGCCGGTTGCGTCCTTCGCGCAGGATTACCTCCAACACGCTTTGTCCACGCTTGCTTTGGAGCAGTTTCACGCTGGCAGGCAGGGTTCGAGAGCCATCCAATTGCATGCCTTGTCGCCATCGTTCCAGCCTTGATTGATCCGGTGTTCCAGTCACCGTCACCCTGTAGCTCTTGCTGTGGGCATAGCGGGGGTGTGTGAGCTTCAACGTGAGGTCTCCCTGGTTGCTGAGCAATAAAGCTCCACGACTCTCGGCATCTAGACGTCCAACCGGATGCAGTCCTTGCCTGAGCTCGGCGGGAATTAAGTCCAGTACGGTCTTGCGACCCTGAGGGTCATGGCAGCTGCTGATCACACCTGGCGGCTTGTTGAGCAGTAGAACCCGCTCTTCAGTCACCTTGGCCAACGGCGTTCCATCTACGAAGATCAGATCCGTTTCGGGATCAGCCTGATCTCCGAGTCCGGCCATCGTTCCGTTGACTTCAACTCGACCCTGGCGCAGCAGTTCCTCTGCTTGGCGTCGCGAGCAGTGCCCTGCGGCGGACATCAGTTTCTGAAGTCGCTGTCGCAT
Above is a window of Synechococcus sp. BIOS-U3-1 DNA encoding:
- a CDS encoding helix-turn-helix domain-containing protein, whose translation is MTLFQRSFPWRWRRQRQREANAMDQSVKVAPLIEAGQRLRQHREQRGLSLRDLSREVRITTPVLEALERGWSDRLPEPAYLVAMLHRLEQYLQLDPNSLSGALPEDCFQQRLPQNQRRTRFTLGSIDIFTTWQGSLVYIVVISVSLLALNQQQRQLAIDNTKSFTPVPLNLQQDSDPLLQGLRPLAELKTQKMADSAAKLLENQPMHGVLEVTLKQPSTLTLSSEGGDRSSLKGATGTLTLQLLPPLQLSVQPAPEAGDVRWDGLTQKALNNQPGIYRLDQTSARNP
- a CDS encoding NAD(P)-dependent oxidoreductase; the encoded protein is MPMLLNDDFRNRSPDQVRVVVFGATGYIGRFVVKELVARGYNVVAFARERSGVGGRQNQESVRADFPGAEVRFGDVTNAESLTRHAFDQSVDVVISCLASRTGGRKDSWAVDYEATLNTYQQGKKAGLSHFVLLSAICVQKPLLEFQKAKLALEAELREGSNVTYSIVRPTAFFKSLGAQVESCRKGAPYVMFGDGELASCKPISESDLASYLSDCVVDQDKINQILPIGGPGEALSARQQGEMLFKALGKKPWMLSLPIALMDLPVGCLEFLSGTFPSLEDAAEFGKIGRYYAGESMLVWDEQRQHYDSAATPSYGNDTLEQFFERVVREGMDGQDLGDAALF
- a CDS encoding LCP family protein translates to MKDERPTVDPSPSRLKRWFGSHPFRTILRIAAAVAGASLIVGGLGVIWPKPDPMAAEPASADDPASLGPLPKRAVMVLMVGIDADGINDSTNQAAPTGPANADSLMLVQISAGQPVRVLQLPTELAVNLPGRKTLQSLADAYPLGGVALTANVIAEVVGLKEGEPERFVVMPRQALRSLVDGLGEVEVTLNQSYEHKDSAQNYSVNLQAGRQTLNGRQAEQLARYRPESKNDQARRSRQQSLLKGIHEQLNQPNAIVLLPSVIGEVSAQMETDLTPTEMMSLAAAALSSDQPPVITQLELAPRTGQQVMRELKPNQQLPLWPAPPGDAADN
- a CDS encoding ribose-phosphate pyrophosphokinase, yielding MTGFLTAARAEQEKIQHDTRRLRLFTGTSNPALSREIAAYLGVPDGPRVCKRFADGELYVQIQESIRGCDVFLIQPTCAPVNDHLMELLIMVDACRRASARQVTAVVPYYGYARADRKTAGRESITAKLTANLLVTSGVDRVLAMDLHSAQIQGYFDIPCDHIYGSPVLVDYLSDQDLGEVVVVSPDVGGVARARAFAKQMNDAPLAIIDKRRTGHNMAESLTVIGDVQNKTAILIDDMIDTGGTICAGARLLREKGASRVIACATHAVFSPPAAERLSADGLFEQVVVTNSIPIPSDRVFPQLQVLSVANMLGEAIWRIHEESSVSSMFR
- a CDS encoding pseudouridine synthase, encoding MRQRLQKLMSAAGHCSRRQAEELLRQGRVEVNGTMAGLGDQADPETDLIFVDGTPLAKVTEERVLLLNKPPGVISSCHDPQGRKTVLDLIPAELRQGLHPVGRLDAESRGALLLSNQGDLTLKLTHPRYAHSKSYRVTVTGTPDQSRLERWRQGMQLDGSRTLPASVKLLQSKRGQSVLEVILREGRNRQIRRIVTLLGHSVLDLQRVAIGGLALGSTEEGCWRKLSRQEWQSLISSQAGEA
- a CDS encoding glycoside hydrolase family 10 protein, translating into MTRAQEQLLRNRSGVLAGLLSLCIAAPASAQLPSVQPKRTLGVWLTNSPSRLYYDRQRLIRAMDELKAAGFNAIYPNVWSRGTTFHRSRFAPVEPALKKAGLQLDPICTLTQQARQRGMKVIPWFEYGLMEPADSAIVRQQPEWVLARADGNTVMTMHGKKMVWLNPAHPGVRKRFIGLVVEVMKRCRMDGLQLDDHFAWPVKLGYDPYTSALYETQTGAPPPKDHTNRYWMTWRRRQLTGLLRELRERLEKESLPKRISLSPGPFRFAYNHWLQDWELWAVGELIDDLVVQNYAYSLKGFAKDLNQPALRKARQWGLPVQIGVLAGFGKRTTPIPVLAEKKRLSNEQGYGVIYFYWEGLWGQHAGPEGAQFRKQEFKKLGAMH
- the malQ gene encoding 4-alpha-glucanotransferase — encoded protein: MIPASIPRRRVGVLLHPTALPGSPVCGGLGAPARCWLKALAQHGIGVWQILPLSPPDGTGSPYSSPSSFAINPWLLDAKDLSDQGFLQAGDLEALPGVEAAHLSLDFPLADRRAAVLARQLRQHWDQLPHSHHAAFDRWRRDQSRWLHDHAAFMVLREQNEGRPWWEWPQQLAVHNQTALGEWCQTHRDRLLEQELLQWHLSRQWTQLRELARDLDVEILGDLPFYVARDSADVWSHRSLFSIAADGRLREQSGVPPDYFSATGQLWGTPVYSWSRHRRTGFRWWRERLRRQWQLADRLRLDHFRALASYWSVPGGETTAMNGAWRRSPGRELLSCLRRDAGGRLPLVAEDLGVITPDVEQLRDRFHLPGMKVLQFAFDGNPGNPYLPSNIHGTGWVVYPGTHDNPTSLGWWQRLDGDSRARFASCLDCPVEAPGWQLLELGLASTAQLVVAPLQDLLHLDDAARFNTPGTVGGNWDWRLPVFDDSVAGALQGYGLRAEVWSRR